AACCTCTGATTTGTGTTTGCAGGTGTGTCTGTTTGCTCTGATTTCTCTGTGAATACATGTACTTTCATGCCCTCTGATGGCTTTTTAAAGCTACAGTGATTTAAATCTCATAGAAAGAATCAAGATGCTTATAAGGACAGCAGCAGATGTCGCCCCCCGGGCAAATGTGAAGTCAATCCATGTCTTCACATCAACGGatcattatttattgatttattcagtCAAGTGTGGAGCACATTGTTTATCCCTGCTTATGTTTAATATTGAATTAGTCTGTGAAGACAAATCCCCTTTATGTGTTCCAGTTGGACCCCTGTATCTCtaggtttaactttttttttcacttcagaaACGTGCTGAGAAGAATTTGGTTAGGAATTGCATTGATTATGACAAACATGCATTTGATACAGAAAtgactatttattttcaaaaataagttTAAGGAATCCAGTGATATATGTAAATAATCAATAATCAGATTAAAGTGCCAAATATCAGTTATACAAAAAGGAATCTGTACAAAAGAAGGAAATACATGATTGAAGGTGTCTTTGGTTAGAAGAAATGACTGCTCGACTGAATTCGGGTTTTAAATGCGAGAGCTTCGATGGGCTCTCAGTAACTGCATAGGTCCGAAGAGTCTGCCTTCATCAACGACAATGTCAACAATATCTGGAAAAAATCACTGTTTACAAAAATCAAACAACAGATCACTGGGAATGGAGCAGTGCAGACTAAAATCACAGATCTCACTAGCTGTTCTCTTTGGTGTCGGCGTCTCTAGATGGCAATTTGATTGTCTTAAATCCATGTTAAAGCTTCTGCTGAGTTCCATGACTTCTTATCCGGGTTCTCCATTCCTTTTTATCAGTCAAACTTTTAAGGCACCATGGCTGTAGGTTATGGAAGGATGCCTTTTCAGAAAGCTCTTTGGTCAGGCCTAATCCATCTTTGGTGCGTTAAGCCGTACGCAGAGGTCCATGGCCCTCAGTGGAGTCTCTGTGGCCTTGGAATGACAATGTTATTGGCTGGTGTCACTATGTTTGGTTTTATAGCGTCCCCATTGACTGAAACAGATGCCCTCACTTTATCTTGGCTGGTTTGAGCTCCTTGACCTGCATGTGTAATGTTTTGTGGACAGCAAGAGTTCTGGACTGACAGAAACCCTTTCCACACTCCTGGCATTTAAATGGCTTCTCTTTGGAATGGATGTACCTTTAGAGAACAAAAGAAAGAGAACAGTTGTGATTTGTTAATGGATGGAGGCAtatttacaactttaacaacacaGATTTTAAAGATGTCCGAGCTTCTTTTCTAGGATTATATATCCTGCACAGCAGTTTTCTGCCAAAAAATGTGAGCTAGTGAAATGATGGCAAAGACGGCGCAATAGTTAGCGGTCTTGTTATGACAAATCTTTGAGTCTGCAAttgttaattaaatcataaacatgAAGTATATCTAGTGATAATTGTCAGTCAGGAAAAGAGCCAAGATCATTACTGAAGAATTGGAGGAGATTGTTCAACATGTCTCAACTAATTTACACCATTCTTAAAGTTCTGGAATAACAAATGTCATAAATCACGAGAGCAGGTgtggtttgaaaataaataaataagaaactgaTTTGTTTGTCTGAATCTGTTCTGCCAGGAACCtaaagtttttcttcttttttgttttttgttttttatcaaacaaaaaagTGCATAGATTAATTGATTGTTATACACAacgatttaaacacacacacacaaagtattcATTCAATTGTATATAAATGaatagttgtttttgtatttgtatatatgcaCATTATTATGTTACATTTACCTTGTAATATTTTCTAACTGGAATGACTGAGGATATCATTATGCAGTAATGCATGATGAGGTCATGATTGGAAAAGGtagttatgtgtttgtgtgtgggcaaGAATTTGTGATACCATACATTATGAATGGGCAGGTATGAACAGGAATGTGTTTCAATATCGGCTTTAAATCATCTGATCTATGATTAGTGTACTGATATGTCTTTACCTGTGGTCTCTCAGGTGGTCCTGCCTCCTGAAGGCCTTATGACAGATGTCACAAGTGTACGGTCGCTCATCTGTGTGCGTGCGCTCGTGGATCAACAGGTTGTAGGACTTGGTGAAGTGGCGGCCACAGAACTTGCACACAAACTCCTTTTTCGTCTTGGATGGGAGTCGTCCTCGGCTTGGTTTTCTTTCCGGTGAGGAGAGCTTGGCCACATCCAGCAGGCAGCCTAATGAAGGCGAGCGCACGTGCCCGTTGTTAGTGCTCAGATCTTCTGCCTTCAGGGCGTCATCCTGCGTGGCGGCCGCCGCCAGGTTGGCAAAGTCAAAACGGGGTTTGCTTTTGCTGGACGCTCCAGACCCAGGCCCGGGGGACTCCTGTTTGGCAGGCTGGACAAGATGGGGAAACAGAGGGATTGAGGGGAGAGGGAAGCGGGCATCCACCAGGCCAGGCAGCTTGGAGAAGGTACATCGAGGCAAAGTGAACGGTGGGTAGCCCAGAGTCCACTGGTGCAGGTGGACGGCGTGCAAGGCACTGAAACTGTAGATGCTGGGCATGTGGTCAGCAGGCAAATGCAGCCCGTTGGAGGTCTGAAGGAAGGAATAGTTCGCCAGCTGCAGAGAAGGATGAAGGGGCACGGGTGCTGGGAGCGTTTTACTGCCCATGACTGATTTCAGAAATTTTCTGTAGGAGACAAAAACGGAGAAAAATTAATGAAGGGCGTTTAGCACTGTCCCAAAAATAATACACCTCCAGACATCTATTGAGAATCCACACACTATGTTTGTTTGCGTTTTCCGTTTTCTATAGGCCTATATTATGCATTACTTGGAAACATCTTGCTTTAGAGGGTTGAAGGAACTTccctaaaaaatttttttttttaaacacgcttaCACTCACGTCAAGACATAAAGTGCACTTGTCAAACTAGGCACCTTGTCTGACATATTGAAAGCGCATACTCCAACGTGAGCACAAAGCAATGCTCAAGCCTGCcagatgagtgtgtgtgcatgtacatTTTGGCGTAGGCGTCTTCTGCATGCCGAAAATATGCCTATGGCCATGAAGACGAAAGACAGCAGGTGAAATACCTGCCTCGACTGTTTAATCAGGTTGGATGAGAACAGACACAAAGCACAATAACTCCTCTTTGTCTCATCAGGAactacaagcacacacacactcatgcaaacaGGCTTGGTGTGTTTACAGTGTTACTCATATCGTctggaggatttttttttcacacagtttTGTAAGTACCACGTGAAATGCAACAACGTGTTGTGTGTTAGATTACTGTGAATACTGTACAAAACGAGACTATAGGGATGCCAGATATGGTTCTAGTTACAATGGATAAGGTCAAAGAGctgctaaattaatttaaaagtcacAGCCTGTGTGTCATGTTTTGAAAGTTCCATAaaggtcaagaaaaaaaaagtaaagtcgCTAGACACATTTCCAGCTGAAGGCCTATGTAAAGGATGGCACTTAATTTGTGTGTATTTCTGTCCCGAATAAACTAAGGAAGCGTAAAGAGTCTGATCCGCggtaaataaaaagtgaaatagCCCTAATTAGTCTTTCTTAAGCTCAAAGCTCCCCTGGGGATTTGGACGCTCTGATCATGGCGCAGAAGTAATTGACTTTTACTTACGGGGGTCATTAGAGGAGATCAGGACTCGCTCCCGAGAACAGGCTCGTACCCTTAACCCTTTGAAGTCCACATACCTTTAAAGCGTGTGACGAAGGGGGGTTTGTTACCTGAACTGTCTGCTTAACCGTTAAACCTAACACAGTTGAAAGATTTGGGGAGAAAAGTCGTTTCTGAATTGTGGGATTTCACAAGTGCTTGAACCTCTTTTTTTTACCGGGACATCGTTGGCTAATTAGTCGGATTTGCGCACTGTGTCTGGGTAAATCTCACAGATTCTGTCCCCACGCCAGGCCCAATTAGTGTTGTGGGACTATAACGACTATCCCAGACAAGGTGATGAAATAGTCTCGAAAATCACTCCACAGTTTGccaagttattttattataattattattatctagcctatcacaaaaaaaaaagaaaagaaaaaaagaaaataggatTCTGCACACACCCATGAGTGTGCAAACAGCCTACTCCAATATATTGTCAGACGCATGGCTAGTGCCAACAGTTTGCGACCTCATTCTGGCCTCTGTCTATCAGCAAACTTTCTTATCAATAACTGTGATTGCTCAGCTTTCATCAGTAGCGCGTTGAGCGCGCGGAGGTCATCAGTGTTTTATCTCTCGGTAGGTGTGAATGTGCGCCTGTCGTGTGTACGGAGATCACAGAGAAATCTCGACGTGTATTACAGGAATTAATCACGGTCTCGAGGTTCATGCGTTAACGACGGGCCTTTGGTCAATTGTGCAACGATTATCAAGtaagtgtatgttttcttttttccgcGCAGCCCCCCGAGAGGATGTGATCACTTAACCCTGGAGAGAGGGAAACACACCATTCATTAAGCACCGTCAAACAGttgaataaatatacaaatatatttaagtattgtGGAGAATACCtagctctttgtgtgtgtgtgtatgtgtgtgtgtgtgtgtgtgtgtgtgtgtttgtaattttatataaaatgtatttgcctgtacaaaagaaaagaatgacagtgtaacattttcaaataataaataaaggccACCGCATATTGTGCCAGATTTAGCCTGATGCATCTCAGGTCAAATTATAAATAGGTTACTCTCGAAATACTGATTTACTTTATCATCAGGCCTATactaattttaaatgcattttattttaattatactggTTGTGATATCTACATTCGTTGAATTTTCTGTCTATAAATTAAACAAATCGTGAATAATTGAAATGTTTGGACGGTAATCATTTTGGACAAAAGTGGCATCCAATACACATTTCTTTACATGAATATATTAAGCCAAAATTTAAAACGTTCAGTGGCATTGTTACCTGAATTGATCCTAAAGTTTATTTATCAATACCTAATAAGTTTAAATTGTTGGtttatttagattatatttaaaGGACTTTTAGAACACTTTAATTGCAAAACCAAAGCGTTcgactaataataaaaaaatatattaatacatatttttaaactagacctatattacaaaacaaataacCTATATATTCCACATTAATTTAAAAGAaagttttagttgttgttgttgttgttgatgtttttgttttggttttattttaagataACATACTTTTTCTTAAGTGACAAAATATatttggtttaatttattttctatttatttatttttgccaattTCGCTTTTTTCCGCAGTACACTCTGAACGAATAGCGCTTAAAATAAATCGAAACAAACGAATAACTAATTTTCTCAACACCTAGCATCAGTGTAAAACTGTAGCGGTCCATTCAAAACATAGCCTACACGAAAAACGACTCGAGATCACCGACCACAAGGACACGCGTGGTTTAGGAAGAAAAGGTATCTTTCAACGGATGCATAATAACATTTAAAGTTCACGATTTGTTTCTACGAATTTACGTTTGTTATAGTTTTTAACGAAAAACCTCGGATGACATCACAGAGGCTTATAATTATCACAAagctaattattaatttatttgagcaATATTAACgttgcaaaaactaaagtgttttgttccacaaacaaatatttagatgttttcacACCACGTATTATCAATAAGATTCTAGAATGCGCATCCCACCTGTTGATCACTGACCGATCACTAGCTATTAAAGACCACCATTCACACATTAAACACTTTGCTTAAGTTGTATCTGCTTTGAACAACAAACTACTAGGCCTATGCAATTACAATGTAGTTACtacacattttaaaagttttgcaCGTCATGCAAATTCTCGCCCAACTAATTCATTGCAAGTGCACTTGAAGATGTGTTGTTCACGCCTACCGCAGGAAATCCCCGCCGACATACAGACTATATATGTCTTGCAAAAGTAAGAAAAGCTTGTCAAAAATATTCCAAAATGCCAGAAACTATTTACCAGATCTTGGTGAAGCGGGACGATCCAAAATAAGAGGGTTTACGATCACTTAGTCGTCCTACAGCGTTTCAAACTTCAGTGCACAACTCTCAGGCGGATCGGAGAAACGTTCGTCTTCCTCAGCATGTTCTCGCAGCAGAGACACGGGAAAACTCTGAAGTTCGCACAGCTGTGGTCCAGCGGTTGTGCGCTGTGAGTATTTGGTTACTCGGGGTAGAAACTCTCTCTCTTACTCTAGCTCTGTCTTGTGGTCCCAAAGTCAAACCGCCTCTTTATTGTAACCCAACCCGCGACGTCATACAGCCAAACCCCCAACACACTGAAGTGAAGTTTCCTCCACTGGTACAGCAGCGCGCGACGCACTTATCACTGCCTACATGTCAGAGCACTGAACTCTACAGTAACCTTGAACATTTTACGTCGTCAATAAAGTTTGCAGGTTTTTCGCCACTTGTACATGATGAGAATAAAAGGCTGTCCCGAGGACGGaggagaaattaaaataaatgaaattattaaaatggaGACTTTATATGTTTGGTGAACATTAGGCTATGTATAGCCTATtactttgttgttgttattattattattattattattattattattattattatctgtcgAAGACTAGAAGTAGGCTAGTTTACATCCCAAAGCTGAGCTTCGGTAACAAAATAGCCTAATCTTATTTAATTAACGCGCTCATCAATACAACATAACGCAGAAggtcaaatcatttttattttaaacgagCTCCTGTGCGAGATGGTGCGGCAACAAATCAagcttcattttgttttaattaaggtaaATATACAACTGCCA
This window of the Carassius gibelio isolate Cgi1373 ecotype wild population from Czech Republic chromosome B13, carGib1.2-hapl.c, whole genome shotgun sequence genome carries:
- the osr1 gene encoding protein odd-skipped-related 1, coding for MGSKTLPAPVPLHPSLQLANYSFLQTSNGLHLPADHMPSIYSFSALHAVHLHQWTLGYPPFTLPRCTFSKLPGLVDARFPLPSIPLFPHLVQPAKQESPGPGSGASSKSKPRFDFANLAAAATQDDALKAEDLSTNNGHVRSPSLGCLLDVAKLSSPERKPSRGRLPSKTKKEFVCKFCGRHFTKSYNLLIHERTHTDERPYTCDICHKAFRRQDHLRDHRYIHSKEKPFKCQECGKGFCQSRTLAVHKTLHMQVKELKPAKIK